The Candidatus Methylomirabilota bacterium sequence TGCCCAGGCCCCCCTCGCGGACCAGGCCTCCCGCGGACCCGCCCGGCGCGCAGGGATCGAAGACTCGTGGCAGCACGTCGGGGGCGATGCCCTCGCCGCCGTCCTGGACCCGGATGACGGCGCGGTCGATTTCCTGGCCCGCGGTGACCGTGATCTCGCCATCCTCGGGACTGTACTTCGACGCGTTGCCCAGCAGATTCGTCACCACCTGGATCAGGCGGGTGGCGTCCGCCCACAAGACGATCTCTTCCTCCGGGAGGCTGGTCCGGACGACCTGGTGGCGAGCCTCGGCGACGGGCCGGATGACGTCGAGGGCATCCGTCACGATGCGAGCCAGGGAAACGCGGCTCCGGCGCAGCTCCATCATGCCCCGCCCGATGCGGGCCAGATCCAGGAGATCGTCGAGGATTCGGGCCTGGTGCTTCACCTGCCGCTCGAGGACTTGTCGGGCGCCGCGGAGCTCGGCATGAGCGCCCTCGTGGCGTTGCACGATGGCCATCGCGCTCAGAATGGGCGCCAGGGGCGCGCGCAGCTCGTGGGCGAGTACGGACAGGAACTCGTCCTTGCGGCGGTCGGCGGTCTGTCGCTCGCGATACAGTCGCGCGTTGTCGAGGGCCGCGGCGGCCCGGGCGGCGAACTCCTGGGCGAGGTCCAGGTCCGAGCCCCGGTACCGCCGCTCCGGCCGCAGCGACACCAGGGAGAGCGCGCCCAGGGTCCGGTTCCGAGCGATCAGCGGCACGATCATGGCCGACTTGGGCCCGAGCTCGCGGAGCACCCGTAGATGCTGGGCATCGGACGCCGCCGCGGCCAGCATGGCCTCGGTCATGTCCGTCACCAGATGGGGGCGCCCCGTGTGCACGACGTCGACGACGACTCGCGGCGCGGGGCCGGGCGAGTACCGCTGCAGCGCCGAGGCCAGGCCCTCCCTCAGCCCGTTGGCGACGGCGACCACCGCCCGGCGCAGGGAATCGTCGTCCTGCACCATGTCGAGGACGCAGACGTCGCCGAGCTCGGGCACGGCGAGCCGGGCGATCTCGGCCAGCGTATCGTCGTAATCCAGCGACGCGGTCAGGCCCTTACTGACCTGAGCCAGGAACGCGGACTGCCACCGCCCCGTCTCGGCGCCCGCCCGGGCAGTGCGCTCGGTTTCGTAAAGGCGGGCGTTCTCCATGGCGATGGCGAGCTGGTTGGCGACGAGTTTGAACAGGTGCTCCTCTTCGAGCGTGGCCCCGGCGCCCTCCAGCCAGCGGGCGGTGACGAAGCCGAGGGGCCGGCTCCGCACGACCAGGGGCACCTTGAGCTCCAGATCCGTTCCGGCGCCACCGGCCGGAGCCGGTCCAGGGCGGCCCGGCCCCTCACCCCCGGCAGCCAGGCGAAGCCCGGGCGGGTGGCTCAGCTCGACGATGAGGTCGGTGGCGTGAAGCGCGCGGGCCAGGCGAGGCAGCAGCCGCTCCAGAATGGCGGCCGGCCCCAGCTCGGACGTGAGGTCCTGGAGCGCCTCGTGGATGTCCTCCAGGCGCTGGGCGCGGACCGCCGCCTCGAGGCTGAGCCGGCCCAAGTCGTCGAGCTGGCGCAGGAGCCGGCACACCAGGCGCTGGTTGAGGTCGCGCAGGTAGAGCCCCTCGTGGCTGGCCGGGGCTCGTTCGCGCTTGCCTCGGAGGAATTCCACGATCTGGCCGGGGAAGGCGTCGACGTCGATCGGCTTGGCGATGTAGCCGTCGCAGCCCGCGACCAGGGTCCGCTCGCGATCTCCCGCCGCGGCGTAGGCGGTGACGGCCACGACCGGCACTTCGGAGAGCTTGGGGAAGGTCCGGAAGGCGCCCGCGAGGACGTAGCCGTCGACATCGGGCAGATTCACATCCAGGAGGATCAGCGCGGGCCGCTCGCGCAGCGCGATCTCGATCCCGCTCAGGCCTTCCTCGGCATCCAGCACCGCGTACCCGGCGCGCTCGAGGACGCTTCTCACCAGGAGCCGGCTGCCCGGGTCGTCCTCTATGTAAAGGATGCGAGCCGCGTCGCCCTGCCCACGTGGTGCCATGGCCGTCCTTGCATGCCTGCCCGAAGTGGGACTGGGCCAGGCCGAGGGCCGCACTCTACCGGGGCCCAGGTAGCTGGTCAAGGGCCACCCAGGCACCGCCGGGCCGGCGCCAGGCGAGGGCGCTGCCGAAAGTTTGACTCTCCTGCTGACCGGGTGGTAAGTCCAAGAAGTACGCATGTCACCGGCCAGACGACCCACCTACCCCTCGTGTGCGAAGGAGGCGCCCTGATGGCCATCTTCGGCGGCAAGGTCAGCAAGCCACCCGTGAAATCTGCCGACCTGAGCGCGTACATCGACGAGGGGTCGGAGATCGAAGGTAAGTACAGCTTCAGCGGCACCCTGATGCTCAACGGCAAGTTCAGCGGCGAGATCCAGACCCAGGACACCCTGATCATCGGCGAGAAGGGCGTCGTGAACGCCATCGTCCGCGCCGGCACCGTCATCATCAGCGGCGAGGTCGTCGGCAACGTCAACGCCACCGAGCGCGTGGAGCTGCGCGGCACCGCTCGCGTGTTCGGTGACGTCGAGGCGCCGGTGGTGATCGTCGAGGAGGGCGTCCTCTTCGAAGGGCACTGCCGAATGAACAAGGGCCGCCTGGACTCCCCCGCCCCGCGCGACGCCGCGCTCATCCCCCTGGCGCCGTAGTCTCTGTTTGGCTGCCCGGTCCTCAACGGGCCAGCGCCACACAGACCACACCGCCCAGGATCACCGCGGCGCCAGCCAGACGCGCCACGAGCTGTCCCTCCCGGAACCACAGGGTCCCGATCAGCGCCGAGAGCACGATGGAGGTCTCGCGCGCGGCCACCACGTAGGCCGTCTTCGACAGGCGGAAGGCGAAGAGGACGAGCAGATAGGCGGCGAGCGTCATCACCGACGCTGCGACGATGCTCCGCCAGTTCGTGCGCCACTCCCGCCGCAACGCCGCCCACATGGGCAGCACGACCGGGAGCAGCGCGAGGCTCATGCCGACGAACATCAAGGTGATATAGGGCACCGGATGCATGTGATGGACACCCGCCTTGTCCACCAGGGAGTAGGCCGCAGTCGTGAGCCCCGTCGCCACCGCCCACCACGTGCCGGCCCCGAGAGGCGGCCAGCCGGACCGCGTGAGCCAGGCGGGGCCCAGGTGGAGCGCCACGATCCCCAGCACCACGAGGGCGACGCCCGCCACGCCTAGCGGCGACGGCCACTCGTCGAAGACCACCAGGGCGATGCCGGGCACCAGGGCCACCCCCAGGCCGCGGGCGATCGGATACACGACGGACAGCTCGCCCGACTGGTACGCGCGCCCCAGGGCGTAGAAGTAGAGCGCGTGCAGGACGATGGTGGCGGCGACGAACGGCAAGGCCGCGGCGGACAGGCCCCCAGTGGCCAGGATGCCGAGCGCCACCGGCGCGCCGAGCACGCTCGCCAGCGTCACCGCCAGCCACAGAAAGCAGAGATGATGATGGGCTCGTTTGGTCAGCGCGTTCCACGTCGAGTGCAGGACGGCGGCAGCCAGGACGAGAACGAGGGCTGTGGTCGGCATCCGGGTCGCTCAGTCGAGCGGACCCAACGCTTCCTCCACAGCCGCCAGCACGACGCCCTCCTCCACCAGGCCAATGGCGGCCTCGAGGTCGGCCTTGAGATAACGGTCCTCGTCCAGCGGCGCGATACGCCGCCGAACAGCGTCGCGGGCGGCCGCGCTTCCCCGCCCCGGGCTCAAGGGCGCGCGCAGATCCAGCGCCTGGGTGGCCAGGAGCAGCTCGATGGCCAGGACCTGACGCACCGCCCGGACGGCCGCGCGGGCCTTCAACGCCGCGCCGGCGGCCATGGCGTTGTAGTCCTCCTGATACCCGGAAGCCGGGATGGAGTCCACGCTGGCGGGCTGGGCGAGTCGCTTGCACTCCGAGGTCAAGGCGGCGGCCACGTACTGGGCGATCATGTACCCGGAGTGCACGCCGCCGTGAGGCGACAGGAAGGGGGGCAACCCTTCGTTGGTGAGCGGGTTCACCAGGCGGTCGATGCGCCGCTCGCTGATGCCGGCGAGCTGGGCCAGGCCGATGGCCAGCGTGTCGAGCGCCAGGCCCAGCGGCTCGCCGTGGAAGTTTCCCCCGGTCAACACCACGCCGTCGTCGGCGAATACCAGGGGGTTGTCGGTGACGCTGCCCAGCTCGCAGGTGATGATGGCCCGCGCCGAGGCGGTCGCCTCCCGGGCGGAGCCGTGGACCTGGGGCATGCAGCGCAGGCTGTAGGCGTCCTGCACGCGGGTGCAATCGCGATGCGACGCGATGATGGCGCTCTCCGCGGTGAGCCGTCGCAGATTCTCGGCCGAGGCCAGCTGGCCGGGGTGCGGGCGCAGCGCATGGATGCGCACGTCGAAGGCGGCGTTGCTACCCATCAGCGCCTCCAGCGACATGGCGCCGGCGATGTCGGCGACCTGCTCGAGTCGCGTAGCATCGAGCACGGCCAGCGCCCCCAGGCCGGCCATGAGATGGGTCCCGTTGAGCAGGGCCAGCCCTTCCTTGGCCTCCAGCTGCAGCGGCGCGAGCCCGGCCCCGGCCAGCGCCTCCGGCGCCGACACGCGGCGGCCGTCGACCCAGGCCTCGCCCTCGCCGATGAGGCAGGCGGCGATGTGGGCCAGCGGCGCCAGGTCGCCCGACGAGCCCAGCGAGCCGAGCTCGGGCACCACCGGATGCACGCGCCGGTTCAGGCAGGCGAGGAGGGCGTCGACGATCTCGGGGCGGACGCCGGACGCGCCGCGGGCCAGTGAGGCCGCCAGCAGAACCATCACGGCGCGTACCTCGTCCTGGGCCAGCGGGGCGCCCACGCCGCCGGCATGGCTCAGGACCAGATTGCGCTGCAGGCGCACCCGTTCCGAGGCCGGAATGAGCGTGTCCTTGAGCTTGCCCACCCCGGTCGTGATGCCGTAGATGGGGGCGCCCTCCCGCACCAGGCGATCGATGAAGGCTCGACCGGCCGTGACGAACCGGCGGGCGCCGGCGGACAGCTCCACCGGGGCGCCGTGCCGGGCGGCCCGCTCGACCATCTCCAGGGTCAGCGGGCTGCCGTCGAGGATGACCGCGCTCACCGCCGCCATCCCCGCGTGAGCCGCCGCACCCGGTCGAGCAACTCCGGCATATCGACCGTGGTCAGGCGGCCCTGCTCCACCACCCGCCGTCCGTGCACCCACACGTCGGTCACGGCCTGGGCTGACATCGCGTACACGATGCTGGCCACGAGATCGTTCGGGGGGTGCAGGGAGGGGTGGTCCAGATCGACCGCGACGAGATCGGCCAGATACCCGGGCGCGATGAGGCCGGTGGTCAGGCCCAGGATCTCGGCTGCCGAGCGCGTCCCCAGACGCAGGGCCGTGGCAGCGTCCAGGGCGCCGCCGTCGAGCAGGCGCACCCGCTGGAGCAGCGAGGCCATGCGCATCTCCTCGAACACCGACAGCCGGTTGTTGGTGCAGCCGCCGTCGGTGCCGAGCCCGGCCCGGACGCCTGCCTCGAGCATCTCGGGCAGACGCGTGATCCCGTCGCCCAGGAACATGTTGGACGACGGGCAGTAGGCGAGCGCCGCCCCGCGGGCGCCCATCAACACGATCTCCTCGTCGTCCAGCCACACGCAGTGGACCCCGATCGTGCGCGGGCCCAGCACGCCGAGCTTGTCGAGGTACCGGACCGGCGTCGCCCCGTGCTCCGCGAGCGTCCGCTCCCCTTCGTAGCGCCCTTCGGCGACGTGGATGTGGAACGGGCACCTCTCGGCCTCGGCGATCTCCCATCCGGCCCGGATCATCGCCGCCGACGCGCCGTGCGGGCTGTGCGGGGCCGGCTGAACCGCCACCGTAGGATCGTTGCGGTGCGCCGCGATCAGCTCCCGCGTCCGGCGGGCGGCGTCCGGCACGCCCTCGCGATAGCGTGAGGGCGCGCCCTCCCAGTCGTAGAGCCCCCGGGCCAGGACGAGGCGGATGCCCACCCGGCGCGCGGCCTCGATGACCGCCT is a genomic window containing:
- a CDS encoding response regulator; translation: MAPRGQGDAARILYIEDDPGSRLLVRSVLERAGYAVLDAEEGLSGIEIALRERPALILLDVNLPDVDGYVLAGAFRTFPKLSEVPVVAVTAYAAAGDRERTLVAGCDGYIAKPIDVDAFPGQIVEFLRGKRERAPASHEGLYLRDLNQRLVCRLLRQLDDLGRLSLEAAVRAQRLEDIHEALQDLTSELGPAAILERLLPRLARALHATDLIVELSHPPGLRLAAGGEGPGRPGPAPAGGAGTDLELKVPLVVRSRPLGFVTARWLEGAGATLEEEHLFKLVANQLAIAMENARLYETERTARAGAETGRWQSAFLAQVSKGLTASLDYDDTLAEIARLAVPELGDVCVLDMVQDDDSLRRAVVAVANGLREGLASALQRYSPGPAPRVVVDVVHTGRPHLVTDMTEAMLAAAASDAQHLRVLRELGPKSAMIVPLIARNRTLGALSLVSLRPERRYRGSDLDLAQEFAARAAAALDNARLYRERQTADRRKDEFLSVLAHELRAPLAPILSAMAIVQRHEGAHAELRGARQVLERQVKHQARILDDLLDLARIGRGMMELRRSRVSLARIVTDALDVIRPVAEARHQVVRTSLPEEEIVLWADATRLIQVVTNLLGNASKYSPEDGEITVTAGQEIDRAVIRVQDGGEGIAPDVLPRVFDPCAPGGSAGGLVREGGLGIGLALVRRLVELHGGTVEAESGGAERGARFTVRLPLGGAEESIESEAPTPGVAPRHILVVEDDPDALQTLKIMLEFDGHEVDVADDGDRAIAVALARRPQVVLLDIGLPGMDGYEVAERLRQALGSDVLLVALTGYGRHEDQLRALAAGCDAHLLKPVDREVLRRVISRQVGAGNGPAVPPNP
- a CDS encoding polymer-forming cytoskeletal protein codes for the protein MAIFGGKVSKPPVKSADLSAYIDEGSEIEGKYSFSGTLMLNGKFSGEIQTQDTLIIGEKGVVNAIVRAGTVIISGEVVGNVNATERVELRGTARVFGDVEAPVVIVEEGVLFEGHCRMNKGRLDSPAPRDAALIPLAP
- a CDS encoding DMT family transporter; protein product: MPTTALVLVLAAAVLHSTWNALTKRAHHHLCFLWLAVTLASVLGAPVALGILATGGLSAAALPFVAATIVLHALYFYALGRAYQSGELSVVYPIARGLGVALVPGIALVVFDEWPSPLGVAGVALVVLGIVALHLGPAWLTRSGWPPLGAGTWWAVATGLTTAAYSLVDKAGVHHMHPVPYITLMFVGMSLALLPVVLPMWAALRREWRTNWRSIVAASVMTLAAYLLVLFAFRLSKTAYVVAARETSIVLSALIGTLWFREGQLVARLAGAAVILGGVVCVALAR
- the hutH gene encoding histidine ammonia-lyase; protein product: MAAVSAVILDGSPLTLEMVERAARHGAPVELSAGARRFVTAGRAFIDRLVREGAPIYGITTGVGKLKDTLIPASERVRLQRNLVLSHAGGVGAPLAQDEVRAVMVLLAASLARGASGVRPEIVDALLACLNRRVHPVVPELGSLGSSGDLAPLAHIAACLIGEGEAWVDGRRVSAPEALAGAGLAPLQLEAKEGLALLNGTHLMAGLGALAVLDATRLEQVADIAGAMSLEALMGSNAAFDVRIHALRPHPGQLASAENLRRLTAESAIIASHRDCTRVQDAYSLRCMPQVHGSAREATASARAIITCELGSVTDNPLVFADDGVVLTGGNFHGEPLGLALDTLAIGLAQLAGISERRIDRLVNPLTNEGLPPFLSPHGGVHSGYMIAQYVAAALTSECKRLAQPASVDSIPASGYQEDYNAMAAGAALKARAAVRAVRQVLAIELLLATQALDLRAPLSPGRGSAAARDAVRRRIAPLDEDRYLKADLEAAIGLVEEGVVLAAVEEALGPLD
- a CDS encoding amidohydrolase; amino-acid sequence: MRAGLAAPAPMNPAPTRLVPDLVLAETGWERGRAVAIADGRIVAVEAAEPPRPGDVALAGRALLPGTVNTHCHTFQSLLRGLGDDLDFMAWRDQVLYPFSQRLDRGGIALGAAFAFAEMLRHGATTCVDFFYLVDAGNDTAEAVIEAARRVGIRLVLARGLYDWEGAPSRYREGVPDAARRTRELIAAHRNDPTVAVQPAPHSPHGASAAMIRAGWEIAEAERCPFHIHVAEGRYEGERTLAEHGATPVRYLDKLGVLGPRTIGVHCVWLDDEEIVLMGARGAALAYCPSSNMFLGDGITRLPEMLEAGVRAGLGTDGGCTNNRLSVFEEMRMASLLQRVRLLDGGALDAATALRLGTRSAAEILGLTTGLIAPGYLADLVAVDLDHPSLHPPNDLVASIVYAMSAQAVTDVWVHGRRVVEQGRLTTVDMPELLDRVRRLTRGWRR